CTGCCGCCGCAATTCCTGAAATGGTTCGCGGAGCGCGGCTGGTCGCCGCGCGCGCATCAGCTTGCGCTGCTGGCCGAGGCGCAGGCGGGCAATTCGGCGCTGCTGATCGCGCCGACCGGGGCAGGCAAGACGCTGGCCGGCTTCCTGCCCTCGCTGACGGAACTCGCGGTGCGCCCGAAGCGCAGGCCGGGCGAAGCCTATCGCGGGGTGCATACGCTCTATATCTCGCCGCTGAAGGCGCTAGCTGTCGACATCGAGCGCAATCTCGGCAAGCCGGTCGCGGAAATGGCGCTGCCGATCTCGATCGAGACACGCACCGGCGACACGCCGACCCACAAGCGCCAGCGCCAGAAACTCGTCCCGCCCGACATCCTGCTGACCACGCCCGAGCAGCTTGCCTTGCTGCTCGCCTCGTCGGATGCGAAGCGCTTCTTCGAGGATCTGCGCTATGTCGTGCTGGATGAGCTGCACTCGCTGGTGACGTCGAAGCGAGGCCATCTTCTGGCGCTCGGCCTCGCGCGCCTGCGCCGCTACGTGCCGGATCTGCAGATGGTCGGCCTGTCGGCGACGGTGGCGGAGCCGGACGAACTGCGCCGCTGGCTGGTGGGGCAGAACCCGCCCGGCGACATGGCCTCGCTCATAACCGTGGAGGGCGGGGCGAAGCCGCATATCACCATCCTCGATTCCGACGAGCGTGTGCCATGGGCCGGGCACTCCGCCCGCTACGCCATCCCTGAAGTCTACGAAGCCATCAAGCGCCACCGGACGACGCTGCTCTTCGTCAACACGCGCAGCCAGGCTGAGCTGCTGTTCCAGGAACTCTGGCGCGTCAACGAGGATTCGCTGCCGATCGCGCTGCATCACGGCTCGCTCGACGTCGCGCAGCGGCGGCGCGTCGAGAAGGCGATGGAGACGAACAGTCTGCGCGCCATTGTCGCCACCTCGACGCTCGATCTCGGCATCGACTGGGGCGATGTCGATCTGGTCGTGCATGTCGGCGCGCCGAAGGGCGCGAGCCGGCTCGCCCAGCGCATCGGGCGGTCCAACCACCGCATGGACGAGCCGTCGCGCGCCATCCTCGTGCCGGCGAACCGTTTCGAGGTGCTGGAATGCCGCGCGGCACTTGAGGCAAATTATCTCGGCGCGCAGGACACGCCGCCGCTCGGCGCGGGCGCGCTCGACGTGCTGGCGCAGCATGTGCTGGGATCAGCCTGCGCCGAAGCCTTCGACGCCGACGAATTGTTTGGCGAGATCCGTTCGGCCGCGCCCTATGCCGCGCTCGGCCGCGAGACCTTCGACCGCGTGGTCGATTTCGTCGCGACGGGCGGCTACGCGCTCAAAAGCTACGAGCGCTATGCCCGTATCCGCAAGACGAAGGAGGGCAGGTGGCGCGTGTCGCATCCGCGCATCGCCCAGCAGTACCGGCTGAATGTCGGCACCATCGTCGAGGCGCCCTATCTGACGCTGCGCTATGCCCGTGCCGGTCGCGGCGTGGCGACGCGCGGCGGGCCTGTGCTCGGCAAGATCGAGGAGGGCTTTCTGGAATCGATCGCGCCGGGCGAGACGTTTCTGTTCGCCGGCAAGGTGCTGCGGCTCGAAGGCATCCGCGAGACCGAGGCTTTCGTGTCGAACGCCGCCGGGCAGGATGCACGCGTGCCGGTCTATGCCGGCGGAAAGTTTCCGCTCTCCACCTACCTCGCCGATCAGGTGCGCGGCATGCTCGCCGATCCCGACCGCTGGCAGGCCCTGCCGGAACAGGTGGCGGACTGGCTGCGCATACAGCGTGACAAGTCGGTTCTCCCGCCGCGCGAGAACCTGCTCGTGGAGACCTTTCCGCGCGGCAACCGCTCCTACATGGTGGCCTATCCCTTCGAGGGGCGGTTGGCGCACCAGACGCTCGGCATGCTTCTGACCAAGCGGCTGGAGCGGGCCGGCGCCGATCCGCTCGGCTTCGTCGCGACCGACTATTCGCTGGCGGTCTGGGGCCTGCGCGACATGGGCGCGCTGTTCAGGCAAGGGCGCCCGTCGCTGGACGATCTGTTCGACGAGGACATGCTGGGCGACGATCTCGACGCCTGGCTGGCGGACAGCTATCTCCTAAAGCGGACCTTCCGCAATTGCGCCATCATCGCCGGGCTGATCGAGAAGCGGCATCCGGGACAGGAAAAAACCGGGCGGCAGATGACCGTTTCGGCCGACCTCATCTACGACGTGCTGCGCACGCACGAGCCGGATCATATCCTGCTGCAGGCGACGCGCGCGGATGCGGCGACCGGATTGCTCGATGTCAGGAGACTTGGCGAGATGCTCTCGCGCATCCGCGGTCGAATCATGCATAGGGACCTTGAGCAGATATCGCCGCTCGCCGTTCCGATCATGCTGGAGATCGGCAAGGAACGGGTGAACGGCGATGCCGGGGAGTCGCTGCTCTCCGAAGCGGAAGAGATGATCGAAGAGGCTATGGGCAGGCCGTGACTGCGCTTTCGGCGATTCCGGTGGCAAGGATGCGCGAGACGTTGACGCTCGCGGGCGAGCGCGTCGTCTGCGACGAGCGCGGCGTGCTGTTCTTTCCCGACCTGTCGCTCCTCGCCGTCTCCGACCTCCATCTGGAAAAAGGATCGTCCTTCGCCCGGCGCGGCGCGCTGCTGCCGCCCTACGACACCGCCGCAACCCTGGCGCGGCTCGGCGCGATCGTGGCGGAATACGCGCCGCGCATGGTCGTCAGCCTCGGCGACAGTTTCCATGACGGCGGCGGGGCGGAGCGCATGCCGGATATTTTTCGCCGGCAAGTGGAGGCGCTTGCCGCAGGCCGCGACTGGTTCTGGATCGCCGGCAACCACGATCCCGACGCGCCGGCCGGCCTGCCGGGTGACAGCGTGCGGGAACTGACGATCGGCGCGCTTTCCTTCCGCCACGAGCCGTCCTTGTCCATCGTCGACGGCGAGATCGCCGGGCATCTGCACCCTTGCGCGCGCATCGTGCAGCGCGGCCGCTCGGTGCGCCGCCGCTGCTTCGCCAGCGACGGACACCGCATCGTCATGCCCGCTTTCGGCAGCTATACGGGCTCGCTCAACGTTCTCGACCGCGCCTATGCGGCGCTGTTCCGCTGGGAGCGCTTCTTCGCCTACATGCTCGGCCGCGACCGCGTCTTCGCCATAGCGCGACCGATGCTCAGGCCGGGTTGAACCTTCAGGCCGTCGCCACGAAGGCGAGCACCAGCGTCGCCACCGCGACAATGGTGAGCCTCACCCGCATCCGGCCATACCATTCGGGCAATGCACCGTTGCCGGCCGACAGCGAATCCCACGCGCCCTGCGCGGCATAGGCGACCGCAAGTATCGCAAAACAGTAGGGCTGGAGCACGAAGGGCGCGAGCCAGCCGACAAGAGCGGGAACAAGGCTCGGCGCGAGCGCCCTTGCGCCGCCTTCGCGCGTCTGCATGGCGATACCCCATCGTATCCCGCCAAGGAAGGAGAGCACGATGGCGGAATAGGCGACGAGCAGCGCTATGGTGATCGTGTGCCAGGGATGATCTTCGGCGATGCCGTAGAGCCAGAGCGACAGCACCACGAACGGGACGAGGCCGGCATAGCCGAGCAAGCGCACCCTGCGCTGAAAATCGCTTGCTTCGGCATCGTCCTCGACTGTCATCGACTGCCTCAATCCTTGCGGAAGATGATGCGGCCGAGCCAGCCCGTGATCATGGCGAGGCAGACGGCGAAAACCCCGTAGAGGAAGCTGTACTGGTGCGCCGTGTCGAACACGCGCTGCTCGAAGCCGGATTTCAGGATGGCGAGTTGGGCCGATGTCTCGCGCACGAAGCCGCCGCTCTTGAAAAGGAAGGCGCGCGCCCGGTGCGTGCCCACCGGGACGTCCGGCGACAGCCGCAGCGTGGCGCGGAACAGGTTCTGCGACAGGAATTCGACGCCGC
The window above is part of the Rhizobiaceae bacterium genome. Proteins encoded here:
- a CDS encoding ligase-associated DNA damage response DEXH box helicase, whose translation is MAEPDGVPPATLPPQFLKWFAERGWSPRAHQLALLAEAQAGNSALLIAPTGAGKTLAGFLPSLTELAVRPKRRPGEAYRGVHTLYISPLKALAVDIERNLGKPVAEMALPISIETRTGDTPTHKRQRQKLVPPDILLTTPEQLALLLASSDAKRFFEDLRYVVLDELHSLVTSKRGHLLALGLARLRRYVPDLQMVGLSATVAEPDELRRWLVGQNPPGDMASLITVEGGAKPHITILDSDERVPWAGHSARYAIPEVYEAIKRHRTTLLFVNTRSQAELLFQELWRVNEDSLPIALHHGSLDVAQRRRVEKAMETNSLRAIVATSTLDLGIDWGDVDLVVHVGAPKGASRLAQRIGRSNHRMDEPSRAILVPANRFEVLECRAALEANYLGAQDTPPLGAGALDVLAQHVLGSACAEAFDADELFGEIRSAAPYAALGRETFDRVVDFVATGGYALKSYERYARIRKTKEGRWRVSHPRIAQQYRLNVGTIVEAPYLTLRYARAGRGVATRGGPVLGKIEEGFLESIAPGETFLFAGKVLRLEGIRETEAFVSNAAGQDARVPVYAGGKFPLSTYLADQVRGMLADPDRWQALPEQVADWLRIQRDKSVLPPRENLLVETFPRGNRSYMVAYPFEGRLAHQTLGMLLTKRLERAGADPLGFVATDYSLAVWGLRDMGALFRQGRPSLDDLFDEDMLGDDLDAWLADSYLLKRTFRNCAIIAGLIEKRHPGQEKTGRQMTVSADLIYDVLRTHEPDHILLQATRADAATGLLDVRRLGEMLSRIRGRIMHRDLEQISPLAVPIMLEIGKERVNGDAGESLLSEAEEMIEEAMGRP
- the pdeM gene encoding ligase-associated DNA damage response endonuclease PdeM, whose amino-acid sequence is MRETLTLAGERVVCDERGVLFFPDLSLLAVSDLHLEKGSSFARRGALLPPYDTAATLARLGAIVAEYAPRMVVSLGDSFHDGGGAERMPDIFRRQVEALAAGRDWFWIAGNHDPDAPAGLPGDSVRELTIGALSFRHEPSLSIVDGEIAGHLHPCARIVQRGRSVRRRCFASDGHRIVMPAFGSYTGSLNVLDRAYAALFRWERFFAYMLGRDRVFAIARPMLRPG
- a CDS encoding DUF3429 domain-containing protein, coding for MTVEDDAEASDFQRRVRLLGYAGLVPFVVLSLWLYGIAEDHPWHTITIALLVAYSAIVLSFLGGIRWGIAMQTREGGARALAPSLVPALVGWLAPFVLQPYCFAILAVAYAAQGAWDSLSAGNGALPEWYGRMRVRLTIVAVATLVLAFVATA